From one Patescibacteria group bacterium genomic stretch:
- a CDS encoding pilin: MKKYLFLGLIIAFLIAPVVVLAGDLSGPLVPCGTRTTEPCTFCHLFVLAQTIIDFITTGIFILAVVFIIIGGLTILLAGAVPSNLELGKKIITNAIIGVVIALLAWTVINMIFNTLVSTDKTKFPAPWNDIECEGGGITPPTGKNLYCHIIQNEGDTAKMVEYYFSEIFCQTGCDSEHCAGKPPLKNCFKWCCLDKDKSGQDFACEGTEKKPCQQAFSVSSSSGCSDISTCVDISNYTPTHGCESNNGKCLVSQTAAQKVQTFISKFNSLSGGKCTLRISSAIQGSTGPSVSSCHKLGNNNSGTCVDFNLLPDHANCYEVFYQAAKDSSAVVSFLDEYVDTCKPSNATGGNIHVNF; encoded by the coding sequence ATGAAAAAATATCTATTTTTAGGTTTAATAATCGCCTTTCTAATAGCGCCAGTAGTTGTTCTGGCAGGAGATTTGAGCGGACCGCTTGTGCCCTGCGGAACCAGAACAACAGAGCCTTGCACTTTTTGCCATCTTTTTGTATTGGCGCAGACCATCATTGATTTTATTACAACTGGAATTTTTATTTTAGCAGTGGTTTTTATAATTATCGGCGGATTGACGATTTTGCTTGCCGGAGCAGTACCAAGCAATCTTGAATTAGGCAAGAAAATAATTACCAATGCAATTATCGGCGTGGTTATTGCTTTGTTGGCATGGACGGTAATTAATATGATTTTCAATACATTGGTTAGCACTGATAAAACCAAATTCCCTGCGCCGTGGAATGATATTGAATGTGAAGGAGGGGGGATAACTCCTCCCACGGGGAAAAATCTTTATTGTCATATTATTCAAAACGAAGGAGATACAGCTAAAATGGTTGAGTATTATTTTTCTGAGATTTTTTGCCAAACAGGATGTGATAGTGAACATTGTGCGGGGAAGCCTCCCCTAAAAAATTGTTTTAAATGGTGTTGTCTTGATAAAGATAAGAGTGGACAGGATTTTGCTTGTGAAGGAACAGAGAAAAAACCGTGCCAACAAGCATTTTCTGTTAGTTCTTCTTCGGGTTGTTCTGATATTTCTACCTGTGTGGATATTTCAAATTATACACCAACGCACGGTTGTGAAAGCAATAACGGAAAGTGTTTAGTTTCACAGACAGCTGCTCAAAAAGTACAAACTTTCATATCTAAATTTAACTCATTGTCTGGAGGGAAGTGCACCTTAAGGATTTCATCTGCTATACAGGGGTCTACCGGACCAAGTGTTTCTTCTTGCCATAAGTTGGGTAATAATAATTCTGGAACATGCGTTGATTTTAATTTATTGCCGGATCACGCAAATTGTTATGAGGTATTTTATCAAGCGGCCAAAGATTCTTCTGCTGTAGTTTCTTTTTTAGATGAATATGTTGATACCTGTAAACCGTCAAACGCCACAGGAGGGAATATTCATGTTAATTTTTAA